One Clupea harengus chromosome 11, Ch_v2.0.2, whole genome shotgun sequence DNA window includes the following coding sequences:
- the nr4a3 gene encoding nuclear receptor subfamily 4 group A member 3 isoform X2, which produces MPCVQAQYGPAPPGSSYSSQSVSYHGDYGSDLMNPDYAKLELGAGEISAAATTSLPSFNVFVESSYDPPKPSCLYQLPSMRPTIKKEDDPYHTGPTLSMGQADDALAGSSMYFKQSPPSTPPTPHPTGPPGGAFLWEEPQSLQQLPQPQRFAHFYEQSPVAAYEGMSVQVRPERSPSDVHSHPHPQAHPHTHMYPLGMGKAGGLPFRSLATMGGCPPPLPSPPSRCSTGEGMCAVCGDNAACQHYGVRTCEGCKGFFKRTVQKNAKYVCLASKNCPVDKRRRNRCQYCRFQKCLSVGMVKEVVRTDNLKGRRGRLPSKPKSPLQTDPCPPSPPISLVSALLRAYTHSAPRELDYSQFSAVETVGLSEAQQVQVFYRLLTCSMEVTRAWAERIPGFSELNRDDQNTLIDSAFLEIFVLRLSYRWMLPEEKLVLCNGLVLHRQQCLRGFGEWLDSIRDFSANLQSLGMDLTAFSCLCALVLLTDQCPGLKDRKRVEELQNKVLCSLRDHLGFGSSAAGASAGKASPSLNRVVGVRAELRIQRTQGLQRIFYLKLEDLVPPPQAIDRFLDTLPY; this is translated from the exons ATGCCTTGTGTACAGGCTCAGTATGGCCCTGCCCCTCCAGGGTCCAGCTACTCCTCCCAATCCGTCAGTTACCACGGAGACTACGGCTCTGACCTCATGAACCCAGACTATGCCAAGCTGGAGTTGGGTGCAGGAGAGATCTCGGCGGCAGCCACCACATCTCTCCCCAGCTTCAATGTGTTTGTAGAGAGCAGCTACGACCCGCCCAAGCCCTCCTGCCTGTACCAGCTGCCCTCGATGCGACCCACCATCAAGAAGGAGGATGACCCTTACCACACGGGCCCGACCCTCTCCATGGGGCAGGCCGACGACGCGTTGGCAGGCAGCTCGATGTACTTCAAACAGTCTCCGCCCTCCACCCCGCCTACTCCCCACCCGACGGGCCCCCCTGGAGGCGCCTTTCTGTGGGAGGAACCTCAGTCCCTGCAGCAACTCCCCCAGCCTCAGCGATTTGCCCACTTCTACGAGCAGTCGCCTGTGGCGGCCTACGAGGGCATGAGTGTGCAGGTGCGCCCGGAGCGCTCTCCCTCTGATGTGCACAGTCACCCCCACCCACAagcacacccgcacacacatatgtacccACTGGGCATGGGGAAGGCTGGAGGTCTGCCATTCCGCTCACTGGCCACCATGGGGGGGTGCCCGCCACCACTGCCCTCTCCACCGTCACGATGCAGCACAGGAGAGGGGATGTGTGCCGTATGTGGAGACAACGCCGCCTGCCAACACTATGGGGTGCGCACGTGTGAAGGCTGCAAGGGCTTCTTCAAG AGAACGGTGCAGAAGAATGccaagtatgtgtgtttggccaGTAAAAACTGCCCAGTGGACAAGAGACGGCGAAATCGTTGTCAGTATTGCCGTTTCCAGAAGTGTCTAAGTGTGGGGATGGTGAAAGAAG tGGTCCGTACAGATAACCTGAAGGGCAGGAGGGGTCGGCTGCCATCCAAACCAAAGAGCCCTTTGCAGACGGACCCGTGTCCCCCCTCGCCACCCATCAGTCTCGTCAGCGCTCTCCTAcgtgcctacacacactctgcgCCCCGTGAGCTCGACTACAGCCAG TTCAGTGCTGTGGAGACCGTGGGTCTGTCCGAGGCGCAGCAGGTGCAGGTCTTCTACCGCCTGCTGACCTGCTCCATGGAGGTGACACGCGCCTGGGCCGAACGCATACCCGGATTCTCCGAGCTCAACCGAGATGACCAGAACACGCTCATTGACTCTGCCTTCCTGGAGATTTTCGTTCTGCGACTGTCCTACAG gtggatGCTGCCTGAGGAGAAGCTGGTGCTCTGTAATGGCTTGGTGCTGCACCGGCAGCAGTGTCTGCGGGGCTTTGGGGAGTGGCTGGACTCCATCCGAGACTTCAGCGCCAACCTGCAGAGCCTGGGAATGGACCTGACCGCCTTCAGCTGCCTCTGTGCCCTGGTGCTGCTCACAG ATCAGTGTCCTGGTCTGAAGGACCGGAAGCGCGTGGAGGAGCTGCAGAATAaggttctctgttctctgcggGATCACCTGGGCTTTGGCTCCAGTGCGGCCGGGGCCTCAGCGGGGAAAGCCTCCCCCTCACTGAATCGCGTGGTGGGGGTGAGGGCAGAGCTTCGGATCCAGCGGACCCAGGGTCTCCAGAGAATCTTCTACCTGAAGCTTGAAGACTTAGTCCCTCCCCCACAAGCCATCGATAGGTTCTTGGATACACTGCCCTACTAA
- the nr4a3 gene encoding nuclear receptor subfamily 4 group A member 3 isoform X1, translated as MSKHAHLLEQLHFVHLKCTPREMPCVQAQYGPAPPGSSYSSQSVSYHGDYGSDLMNPDYAKLELGAGEISAAATTSLPSFNVFVESSYDPPKPSCLYQLPSMRPTIKKEDDPYHTGPTLSMGQADDALAGSSMYFKQSPPSTPPTPHPTGPPGGAFLWEEPQSLQQLPQPQRFAHFYEQSPVAAYEGMSVQVRPERSPSDVHSHPHPQAHPHTHMYPLGMGKAGGLPFRSLATMGGCPPPLPSPPSRCSTGEGMCAVCGDNAACQHYGVRTCEGCKGFFKRTVQKNAKYVCLASKNCPVDKRRRNRCQYCRFQKCLSVGMVKEVVRTDNLKGRRGRLPSKPKSPLQTDPCPPSPPISLVSALLRAYTHSAPRELDYSQFSAVETVGLSEAQQVQVFYRLLTCSMEVTRAWAERIPGFSELNRDDQNTLIDSAFLEIFVLRLSYRWMLPEEKLVLCNGLVLHRQQCLRGFGEWLDSIRDFSANLQSLGMDLTAFSCLCALVLLTDQCPGLKDRKRVEELQNKVLCSLRDHLGFGSSAAGASAGKASPSLNRVVGVRAELRIQRTQGLQRIFYLKLEDLVPPPQAIDRFLDTLPY; from the exons ATGAGCAAACACGCGCACTTATTGGAACAACTGCATTTTGTCCATCTAAAATGCACTCCCCGAG AAATGCCTTGTGTACAGGCTCAGTATGGCCCTGCCCCTCCAGGGTCCAGCTACTCCTCCCAATCCGTCAGTTACCACGGAGACTACGGCTCTGACCTCATGAACCCAGACTATGCCAAGCTGGAGTTGGGTGCAGGAGAGATCTCGGCGGCAGCCACCACATCTCTCCCCAGCTTCAATGTGTTTGTAGAGAGCAGCTACGACCCGCCCAAGCCCTCCTGCCTGTACCAGCTGCCCTCGATGCGACCCACCATCAAGAAGGAGGATGACCCTTACCACACGGGCCCGACCCTCTCCATGGGGCAGGCCGACGACGCGTTGGCAGGCAGCTCGATGTACTTCAAACAGTCTCCGCCCTCCACCCCGCCTACTCCCCACCCGACGGGCCCCCCTGGAGGCGCCTTTCTGTGGGAGGAACCTCAGTCCCTGCAGCAACTCCCCCAGCCTCAGCGATTTGCCCACTTCTACGAGCAGTCGCCTGTGGCGGCCTACGAGGGCATGAGTGTGCAGGTGCGCCCGGAGCGCTCTCCCTCTGATGTGCACAGTCACCCCCACCCACAagcacacccgcacacacatatgtacccACTGGGCATGGGGAAGGCTGGAGGTCTGCCATTCCGCTCACTGGCCACCATGGGGGGGTGCCCGCCACCACTGCCCTCTCCACCGTCACGATGCAGCACAGGAGAGGGGATGTGTGCCGTATGTGGAGACAACGCCGCCTGCCAACACTATGGGGTGCGCACGTGTGAAGGCTGCAAGGGCTTCTTCAAG AGAACGGTGCAGAAGAATGccaagtatgtgtgtttggccaGTAAAAACTGCCCAGTGGACAAGAGACGGCGAAATCGTTGTCAGTATTGCCGTTTCCAGAAGTGTCTAAGTGTGGGGATGGTGAAAGAAG tGGTCCGTACAGATAACCTGAAGGGCAGGAGGGGTCGGCTGCCATCCAAACCAAAGAGCCCTTTGCAGACGGACCCGTGTCCCCCCTCGCCACCCATCAGTCTCGTCAGCGCTCTCCTAcgtgcctacacacactctgcgCCCCGTGAGCTCGACTACAGCCAG TTCAGTGCTGTGGAGACCGTGGGTCTGTCCGAGGCGCAGCAGGTGCAGGTCTTCTACCGCCTGCTGACCTGCTCCATGGAGGTGACACGCGCCTGGGCCGAACGCATACCCGGATTCTCCGAGCTCAACCGAGATGACCAGAACACGCTCATTGACTCTGCCTTCCTGGAGATTTTCGTTCTGCGACTGTCCTACAG gtggatGCTGCCTGAGGAGAAGCTGGTGCTCTGTAATGGCTTGGTGCTGCACCGGCAGCAGTGTCTGCGGGGCTTTGGGGAGTGGCTGGACTCCATCCGAGACTTCAGCGCCAACCTGCAGAGCCTGGGAATGGACCTGACCGCCTTCAGCTGCCTCTGTGCCCTGGTGCTGCTCACAG ATCAGTGTCCTGGTCTGAAGGACCGGAAGCGCGTGGAGGAGCTGCAGAATAaggttctctgttctctgcggGATCACCTGGGCTTTGGCTCCAGTGCGGCCGGGGCCTCAGCGGGGAAAGCCTCCCCCTCACTGAATCGCGTGGTGGGGGTGAGGGCAGAGCTTCGGATCCAGCGGACCCAGGGTCTCCAGAGAATCTTCTACCTGAAGCTTGAAGACTTAGTCCCTCCCCCACAAGCCATCGATAGGTTCTTGGATACACTGCCCTACTAA